Proteins from a genomic interval of Prevotella sp. E13-27:
- a CDS encoding coproporphyrinogen-III oxidase family protein: MAGLYIHIPFCKSRCIYCGFYSTTSLELRQRYVDALCKEMETRCTNENMRLDTVYLGGGTPSQLTGEQLRQLFLYINKVWFPTNPLTSHLSPLARREATLCLQRTSHEITMECNPDDVTDDFAELLSQLPVNRVSMGVQTFSNERLKFLHRRHSDEQIAIAVERLRKAGIGNISIDLMYGFPKETLSDWHNDVDAAIALDVEHISAYSLMYEEGTSLYNQLQRGLVEEISEETSLQMYNDLIDRLSAAGYEHYEISNFAKKADSNGQSFRSKHNSSYWNKTPYIGLGAAAHSYDGDRARRWNVDSVKQYIEGIEKGCPQFEEEHLDDDTLYNELVMTSLRTCEGLALNKLTDEQRNYCIKQAERFINDGILINLDNRLVLTRKGLFVSNMIMSELMKV, encoded by the coding sequence ATGGCAGGATTATACATTCACATACCATTTTGTAAGAGCCGATGCATCTATTGCGGCTTCTACTCCACAACGTCGCTGGAGCTGCGACAGAGGTATGTTGACGCCTTGTGTAAGGAGATGGAAACAAGGTGCACCAACGAGAATATGAGGTTGGATACCGTCTATCTGGGAGGCGGCACTCCCAGTCAGCTCACAGGAGAACAGCTGCGCCAGCTCTTTTTATATATAAATAAGGTGTGGTTTCCAACAAATCCTCTCACCTCTCACCTCTCGCCTCTCGCTCGGCGCGAAGCGACGCTTTGCTTGCAAAGAACCTCTCACGAAATCACCATGGAATGTAATCCTGATGACGTGACTGATGACTTTGCAGAGCTGTTGTCACAACTGCCTGTGAACCGTGTGTCAATGGGTGTTCAGACATTCAGCAACGAAAGACTGAAGTTTCTGCATCGCCGTCACTCGGATGAACAGATAGCCATTGCCGTAGAAAGGCTTAGGAAAGCGGGCATTGGCAACATAAGCATAGACTTGATGTATGGCTTTCCAAAAGAGACGCTCAGCGACTGGCACAATGATGTTGACGCAGCGATAGCTCTCGATGTGGAACACATCTCTGCCTATTCTCTAATGTACGAAGAAGGAACATCGCTCTACAACCAACTGCAGCGAGGATTGGTGGAAGAGATTAGCGAAGAGACGAGTCTGCAGATGTATAACGACCTCATAGACCGTCTCTCAGCAGCTGGCTACGAACACTACGAGATTAGCAATTTTGCAAAGAAGGCTGACAGCAACGGACAATCGTTTCGCTCAAAACATAACAGCAGCTACTGGAACAAGACCCCATATATAGGACTGGGTGCCGCTGCTCACAGCTACGACGGAGACAGGGCGAGACGATGGAACGTGGACAGCGTAAAACAATATATAGAAGGTATAGAGAAAGGCTGTCCGCAGTTCGAGGAAGAACACCTTGACGATGACACTCTCTACAACGAACTTGTAATGACTTCACTTCGTACGTGCGAAGGACTGGCGCTGAACAAGCTAACCGATGAACAAAGAAATTACTGCATCAAACAGGCTGAACGATTCATCAATGACGGAATTTTGATCAACCTTGACAACCGCCTTGTGCTTACCAGAAAAGGATTGTTTGTGAGCAACATGATAATGAGCGAATTGATGAAAGTTTGA
- a CDS encoding AMP-binding protein translates to METGSSFNQYIQRAILQYWDADALTDYQGQTLQYHDVARKIEKLHIMFDNCGIKKGDKIAICGRNSAHWAVTFLATLTYGAVAVPILHEFNAEQIHNIVNHSESRLLFVGDFVAKEITPDEMPNLEGIINLPDFSLMVSRSEKLTYAREHLNLMFGSKFPKAFRKEHVNYHEDQPNEMALINYTSGTTGFSKGVMLPYRGLWGNVDFCIRRLGKHVKPGSPVLDILPMAHMYGLSIEFLFGFCNGSHLFFLNRLPSPTLIAKAFTDIKPAIVISVPLIIEKIIRKKVFPMIQSNRMKLLLAMPVVSKKVKEKICEQVYEAFGGRAYEVIVGGAALSKEVEQFLMSIGFPITVGYGATECSPLISYRDYKEFVAGSCGKAIDNMEVCIASNDPRNIPGEILARGTNVMLGYYKNEEATRETLDADGWYHTGDLGTMDADGNIFIRGRIKNMLLGASGQNIYPEEIEDKLNSMPMASESLVIQEGEKLVALVYPDQDELMNFSEEEMENIMEQNRKDLNEQLPQYSRLSAIRLHNEEFAKTPKKSIKRYLYQA, encoded by the coding sequence ATGGAAACCGGTTCAAGTTTCAACCAATATATCCAAAGGGCTATCCTTCAATACTGGGATGCCGACGCATTGACTGACTATCAGGGTCAGACACTTCAGTATCACGATGTGGCTCGCAAAATAGAGAAGCTGCACATCATGTTTGACAATTGCGGTATCAAGAAAGGTGACAAGATTGCTATTTGTGGACGCAACTCAGCACACTGGGCTGTTACTTTCTTAGCTACGCTGACTTATGGAGCAGTAGCAGTGCCGATACTTCATGAGTTCAACGCAGAGCAGATACATAATATCGTGAACCACTCGGAATCACGCCTGCTGTTTGTTGGTGACTTCGTAGCAAAAGAGATTACACCTGATGAAATGCCGAATCTTGAGGGAATTATTAACCTTCCCGATTTTTCGTTGATGGTATCTCGCTCAGAGAAGCTCACCTATGCCCGTGAGCACCTGAACCTGATGTTCGGTTCGAAATTCCCCAAGGCTTTCCGCAAGGAGCATGTGAACTATCATGAAGACCAGCCGAACGAGATGGCACTCATCAATTATACAAGCGGTACCACAGGATTCTCAAAGGGAGTAATGCTGCCCTATCGCGGACTGTGGGGCAATGTTGATTTCTGCATACGACGTCTTGGAAAGCACGTTAAGCCAGGCTCTCCTGTGCTCGACATTCTTCCAATGGCACACATGTATGGTCTGAGCATTGAGTTCCTGTTCGGATTCTGCAACGGCAGTCACCTGTTCTTCCTAAACCGTCTGCCCTCTCCTACCCTCATCGCTAAAGCCTTTACCGACATAAAGCCGGCAATAGTAATATCAGTACCTCTGATTATCGAGAAGATTATTCGTAAGAAAGTGTTCCCCATGATTCAGAGCAACCGCATGAAACTGCTGTTGGCTATGCCTGTAGTTTCAAAGAAGGTGAAGGAGAAGATATGCGAGCAGGTTTATGAGGCATTTGGCGGAAGGGCTTACGAGGTAATAGTAGGCGGCGCTGCACTGTCTAAGGAGGTGGAGCAGTTCCTTATGTCTATTGGCTTCCCCATCACCGTTGGATATGGTGCCACAGAGTGCTCTCCGCTCATAAGCTATCGCGACTACAAGGAGTTTGTGGCTGGCTCATGTGGCAAGGCTATTGACAACATGGAAGTATGCATAGCAAGCAATGATCCACGCAACATACCAGGCGAGATTCTTGCACGAGGAACAAACGTGATGCTTGGCTACTACAAGAACGAAGAGGCAACACGCGAGACGCTCGATGCTGACGGATGGTATCACACTGGCGACCTGGGAACAATGGATGCCGATGGTAACATCTTCATCAGAGGACGAATAAAGAACATGCTTCTTGGTGCCAGTGGACAGAACATCTATCCAGAGGAGATTGAAGACAAGCTCAACTCAATGCCAATGGCTTCAGAGAGCCTCGTAATACAAGAAGGTGAGAAGCTGGTGGCACTCGTTTATCCTGATCAGGACGAGCTGATGAACTTCTCTGAGGAAGAGATGGAAAACATCATGGAGCAGAACAGGAAAGATCTGAACGAACAGTTGCCACAGTACAGCAGACTGTCGGCTATTCGTCTGCATAACGAGGAATTTGCCAAGACTCCTAAGAAAAGCATAAAAAGATACCTTTATCAAGCATAA